Below is a window of Streptomyces genisteinicus DNA.
GTCCTCGCACTCGTCGCGGTGGCCATCGGCATCGTGCTCGCCGCGCTGATCCAGCAGCTGACCGGCTATTTCACCGAGACGACCCGACGCCCGGTCCGGGACATCGGCAAGTCGTCGCTGACCGGCCCGGCCACGGTCGTCCTGGCCGGCATCGCGATCGGCCTCGAATCCGCCGTCTACACCGCGCTGCTGATCGGGCTCGGGGTGTACGGGGCGTTCCTGCTCGGCGGGACCTCGATCATGCTGGCCCTGTTCGCCGTGGCGCTCGCCGGGACCGGGCTGCTGACCACGGTCGGCGTCATCGTCGCCATGGACACGTTCGGTCCCGTCTCCGACAACGCGCAGGGCATCGCCGAGATGTCCGGCGACGTCACCGGGGCGGGCGCGCAGGTCCTCACCGACCTGGACGCCGTCGGCAACACCACCAAGGCCATCACCAAGGGAATCGCCATCGCCACGGCCGTGCTCGCGGCGGCCGCGCTGTTCGGCTCGTACCGCGACGCGATCGCGACCGCGGCCCGGGACGTCGGCGAGAAGCTCGGGGACGGCGCGCCGATGAACCTGGTGATGGACGTCTCCCAGCCCAACAACCTGGTCGGCCTGGTGCTCGGCGCCGCGGTCGTGTTCCTCTTCTCCGGCCTCGCGATCAACGCGGTGTCCCGCTCCGCCGGCGCGGTGGTCTACGAAGTGCGGCGGCAGTTCCGCGACCGTCCCGGGATCATGGACTACACGGAGAAGCCGGAGTACGGCCGTGTGGTCGACATCTGCACCAAGGACGCGCTGCGCGAGCTGGCCACGCCGGGCCTGCTGGCGGTGCTGACGCCGATCGCCGTCGGCTTCTCCCTGGGCGTCGGCGCGCTGGGAGCCTTCCTCGCCGGCGCCATCGGCACCGGGACCCTGATGGCCGTCTTCCTCGCCAACTCCGGGGGAGCCTGGGACAACGCCAAGAAGCTGGTGGAGGACGGTCACCACGGGGGCAAGGGCAGCGAGGCGCACGAGGCGACGGTGATCGGCGACACCGTCGGTGACCCGTTCAAGGACACCGCCGGGCCCGCCATCAACCCGTTGCTGAAGGTCATGAACCTGGTCGCCCTGCTCATCGCCCCGGCAGTCGTCCAGTTCAGCTACGGGGACGACGCCAGTGCGGGGCTGCGGGCCCTGGTGGCGGTGCTCGCGATGCTGATCATCGTGGGTGCCGTCTACCTCTCCAAGCGGCGCGGCATCGCGGCGGACGACGACGGCGACGGCGGCACCGCCGAGCGGAACGCGCATTCCCCGGATCCCGCGTCCGTTCGCTGACGGCCGCTCACAGGACGGGCGGGCGACGCGGACTGACGCGGCGTCTGCCCGTTCACGCGGGCGGACTGACGCGGCGTGCGCCTGTTCACGCGTCCGGGTGAGCCTTGTCTCTCTTGGTGCAAATGGCTTCAATACACCATGAACCGGACTTCCGGCGTGCGGTTGTCGCCCACTTGGCGTGTATGTTCCGGGGCCGAGAGCCTTGGAAGGGACCGATCCGGTGAACAAGAAGCTTGCGGCCGCGCTGTCCGGCGGTGCGGTACTGGTACTGGTGCTGTCGGGATGCGGCGACGACGGCGAGGAAAAGGTCAACGACTGGGCCAAGAAGGTCTGTGACCAGGCCAAGCCACAGATCCAGAAGCGGGCCGACGCCCAGCAGGCCATTATTTCGACGGCGGCTGACGGGAAGCCCGCCGACATCCAGGCCGCCGACTCCAGGGCGTTCGCCGACATCGCCGCCGCGGACAAGGCACTGGCCAAGGCCGTGCGCGACGCCGGTGTCCCGCCGGTCGACGACGGCGAGAAGCTCCAGAACGACGCGGTGAAGGAACTGGACGCCACGGCGGCCGAGTACCTGAAGCTGAAGGAGCAGATCGACGGCCTCAACCCCGAGGACCAGCAGAAGTTCGCCGACGGCCTCCAGGAGGTCGCCGACGGGCTGAAGAAGATCGAGCGGATGGACCAGGCCGCGCTCGCCAAGCTCCAGTCCGGCGAGCTGGGCACGGCCATGGCGAAGCAGCCGGGCTGCCAGCGGGCCGACGCGTCCAACTCCGCCGAAGGCGCCGCCGCCTCCTGACAGGCGCATCGCGCTCCCACGGCCCGGCCCGCCACGTGCGGCCGGGCCGTGCGCGCGGGCGGACGGAGCAGCCGGACGCGACGGCCGCGCCCGCAGGTGCGCGGTACGGTCGCGTCCCACGCCCGCCGCGCGACGGGCGGGCGGTGCCGCGACGGGCGTGCCGCGTGCGGTGTCCGCCGTCCGGGGCGGACGCGACGGGTCCGTCACAATGGGTCCGTGAGTACGCCCAGTCTTCCCGCGCCCGGACACGCCCCGCGCCTGCGCGACGCCTTCCTCGCCGCCGACTTCACCGCCGACGGCCTGCTCGACCTGCTCGGCGCCCCCGCCTACACGGCGCTGGCCCGCAGCGAGATCGTGCCGGCCCTGCGCGCCACCCGTGGTGACGGCGTGCTGCCGGCGCTGGTGCGGCTCTTCCTGCTCCAGCAGCCCGTCGCGTACGAGCAGGCCCGTGCGGCCCTGCCGGTCGAGGAGTGCCTCGGCGACGGCTGGGTGGTCCGGGACGGCGACCAGGTGCGGGCGACGGTCGACGTGCGGCCGTACGGAGGGCCGGAGGGGCAGGACTGGTTCATCGTGTCCGACCTCGGCTGCGCGGTCGGCGGCGCGGGCGGGGCGGCCGGCCTGGGCAAGGGCGTCGTCCTCGGCGTCGGCGGCGCGTCGACGACCCTCGCCGGCATCACCGTGCGCACGCCCGTGGCGTCCGCACTCGACGTCGGCACCGGCTCGGGCATCCAGGCGCTGCACGCCGCGCAGCACGCCACCCGGGTCACCGCCACCGACCTCAACCCGCGCGCACTCGACTTCACCCGGCTCACCCTCGCGCTCTCGGGGGCGCGGGAGGCCGATCTGCGCGAGGGGTCGCTGTTCGAGCCGGCCGGCTCCGCGACGTACGACCTGATCGTGTCGAATCCCCCGTTCGTGATCTCCCCCGGCGCACGGCTGACCTACCGGGACGGCGGGATGGGGGGCGACGACCTGTGCCGTTCGCTGGTGCAGCAGGCGGGGGAGCGGCTCAACGACGGGGGTTACGCACAGTTCCTCGCCAACTGGCAGCACGTGGAGGGGGAGGAGTGGCAGGAGCGGCTGCGCTCCTGGGTGCCCCGGGGCTGTGACGCCTGGATCGTCCAGCGCGAGGTCCAGGACGTGACCCAGTACGCCGAGCTGTGGCTGCGCGACAGCGGCGACCACCGGGCCGATCCCGGGGCCTACGCCGCCCGGTACGACGCGTGGCTCGACGAGTTCGAGGCCCGCGGGACCAGGGCGGTCGGCTTCGGCTGGATCACCCTGCGCAAGTCCGGTTCGGACCGTCCGTCGGTCGTGACGGAGGAGTGGCCGCACCCCGTGGAGCAGCCGCTCGGCGAGAGCGTGCGCGCCCACTTCGACCGGCAGGACTATCTGCGGGCGAGCGACGACGCGGCGCTGCTCGCCGACCGCTTCGTGCTCTCCCCCGACGTGGTGCAGGAACAGGTCGGCCCGCCCGGTGCGGAGGATCCCGAGCACGTGGTGCTGCGCCGGCACCGCGGCATGCGCCGGGCGACCACGGTGGACACGGTCGGCGCCGGGTTCGCCGGGGCCTGCGACGGGACGCTGAGCGCCGGGCGGATCCTGGACGCGATCGCGCAGCTGATCGACGAGGATCCGGTGCTGCTGCGCGACCGCACCCCGAGGGCGCTGCGGCTGCTGGTGGAGGAGGGGTTCATCGTCCCGGCGGAGTCCGCCTCCTCGGGGTGACCCGCCCGACGTGCCCCGCCCGGCCCACCGGCCTGTCCCGCCGGCCCGCGGCCACCGGGCCGGCTCCGGCGTGACCCGCGGCACCGGGCTCGCCCCGGCGTGCGCCCCCGGTGACGGCCCGAGGCTGCGGCCCGAGGCGGCGGCGCTGCAGGGAGGCCCGCGCGAGGGGCGTAATCGCGACACCGAGGGTCGCCGATCCGGCCAATGTTCCGAATGCGGGCATTTCCGTGCGGCCGACGCCCTCCGCCTGCGTCCCCGTGCGGGGAGCGAAAGGGAGGGAATCCGTCCGGAACGCCCGCGGAAGCGACCGGCCGGGTGAACCCACGCGCCGTTCACCCGGAATTCGCGCCAGCGACGCTCCGGGGTGCCAGCCTCGCCCTTCGGACGACCGAGGTGTCACGGAAGGGCCGGGTAAGGGCATGGAGAGCGGACCAGCGATCTTCGCCGGGGTGGCATTCGCGCTGTTCGGGGCCGGACTGCTGCTGTGGACGGGGGTGCGGCTCGCCCATCGCGCGCCGGTGGCCCACGGCGTGAGCCCGGCCACCGCCACCGCCCTCGGGATCGGTTTCGGTGCGGTCTTCCTCACGCTCGGGGTGTGGTGCTTCGCACGCCTGTGAGGAACGCCCCGGGCACCGGCGTGCCGGTCCGGGCGGCATGAAGGGCGGGAGTCGGGTTACCGTTCGAGTGGCCGTTGCG
It encodes the following:
- a CDS encoding sodium-translocating pyrophosphatase yields the protein MTGLFTQLAGHPTSHAAAVLTDENRVIVVVIAVVALAALIVAQLLVRQVLAAGEGTESMKEIAAAVQEGANAYLARQLRTLGIFAVVVFFLLLLLPADDWSQRVGRSLFFLVGALFSAATGYIGMRLAVRANVRVAAAAREATPEEGEPEKDLTLVAHKAMKIAFRTGGVVGMFTVGLGLLGASCVVLVYAADAPKVLEGFGLGAALIAMFMRVGGGIFTKAADVGADLVGKVEQGIPEDDPRNAATIADNVGDNVGDCAGMAADLFESYAVTLVAALILGKAAFGDAGLAFPLIVPAIGVVTAMIGIFAVAPRRADRSGMTAINRGFLVSAVISLALVAVAVFAYLPATYGELDGVGDAAVAAHDGDPRVLALVAVAIGIVLAALIQQLTGYFTETTRRPVRDIGKSSLTGPATVVLAGIAIGLESAVYTALLIGLGVYGAFLLGGTSIMLALFAVALAGTGLLTTVGVIVAMDTFGPVSDNAQGIAEMSGDVTGAGAQVLTDLDAVGNTTKAITKGIAIATAVLAAAALFGSYRDAIATAARDVGEKLGDGAPMNLVMDVSQPNNLVGLVLGAAVVFLFSGLAINAVSRSAGAVVYEVRRQFRDRPGIMDYTEKPEYGRVVDICTKDALRELATPGLLAVLTPIAVGFSLGVGALGAFLAGAIGTGTLMAVFLANSGGAWDNAKKLVEDGHHGGKGSEAHEATVIGDTVGDPFKDTAGPAINPLLKVMNLVALLIAPAVVQFSYGDDASAGLRALVAVLAMLIIVGAVYLSKRRGIAADDDGDGGTAERNAHSPDPASVR
- a CDS encoding DUF7059 domain-containing protein, which gives rise to MSTPSLPAPGHAPRLRDAFLAADFTADGLLDLLGAPAYTALARSEIVPALRATRGDGVLPALVRLFLLQQPVAYEQARAALPVEECLGDGWVVRDGDQVRATVDVRPYGGPEGQDWFIVSDLGCAVGGAGGAAGLGKGVVLGVGGASTTLAGITVRTPVASALDVGTGSGIQALHAAQHATRVTATDLNPRALDFTRLTLALSGAREADLREGSLFEPAGSATYDLIVSNPPFVISPGARLTYRDGGMGGDDLCRSLVQQAGERLNDGGYAQFLANWQHVEGEEWQERLRSWVPRGCDAWIVQREVQDVTQYAELWLRDSGDHRADPGAYAARYDAWLDEFEARGTRAVGFGWITLRKSGSDRPSVVTEEWPHPVEQPLGESVRAHFDRQDYLRASDDAALLADRFVLSPDVVQEQVGPPGAEDPEHVVLRRHRGMRRATTVDTVGAGFAGACDGTLSAGRILDAIAQLIDEDPVLLRDRTPRALRLLVEEGFIVPAESASSG
- a CDS encoding small secreted protein — encoded protein: MNKKLAAALSGGAVLVLVLSGCGDDGEEKVNDWAKKVCDQAKPQIQKRADAQQAIISTAADGKPADIQAADSRAFADIAAADKALAKAVRDAGVPPVDDGEKLQNDAVKELDATAAEYLKLKEQIDGLNPEDQQKFADGLQEVADGLKKIERMDQAALAKLQSGELGTAMAKQPGCQRADASNSAEGAAAS